One Egicoccus halophilus genomic region harbors:
- the fliE gene encoding flagellar hook-basal body complex protein FliE, whose protein sequence is MAIPAIASALPVAPALPTPISGLEAGTPAPGFGEALGRGLQQVSALEHTADALVEDVASGGSTRIHEVMAATSQAGLAVDMLVQVRDRALEAYQEVMRIQV, encoded by the coding sequence ATGGCCATTCCCGCCATCGCGTCGGCACTGCCCGTCGCTCCCGCCCTGCCCACCCCGATCTCGGGGCTCGAGGCCGGCACGCCCGCCCCCGGCTTCGGGGAGGCGCTCGGCCGTGGCCTGCAGCAGGTCTCGGCGCTCGAGCACACCGCCGACGCCCTCGTCGAGGACGTCGCCAGCGGCGGCTCGACCCGCATCCACGAGGTGATGGCCGCCACCAGCCAGGCCGGTCTCGCCGTCGACATGCTCGTCCAGGTGCGCGACCGCGCGCTGGAGGCCTACCAGGAAGTCATGCGGATCCAGGTCTGA
- a CDS encoding flagellin yields the protein MRINQNIAAFNAYRNLSETQGSQAKSLEKLSSGFRINRAADDASGLVNSENLRSQIGGLKVATRNAQDAISLVQTAEGAQTEVHSILQRMRDLVVQSANTGTNDETSLQANQGEISALREELDRIAEQTQFGTKKILNGGKEGQEFKFQVGANSGQNTSVTIKGVSSEDLGLDKFTVVPATATTPPAGGAGAVEGGEGGEEVEGGEEVEGAETADGGEGTEGAPEAGGAAGAAAPTAGDTDAFLDALDDAIVNVSTNRAELGAFQNRMESTIRNVSVAVENLSAAESRIRDTDMAQEMVSFTRSQILSQAGTAMLAQANQVPQGVLSLLR from the coding sequence ATGCGCATCAACCAGAACATCGCCGCGTTCAACGCGTACCGCAACCTGTCGGAGACGCAGGGTTCGCAGGCCAAGTCGCTGGAGAAGCTGTCCAGCGGGTTCCGCATCAACCGCGCCGCCGACGACGCGTCGGGTCTCGTCAACAGCGAGAACCTGCGCAGCCAGATCGGTGGCCTGAAGGTCGCCACGCGCAACGCCCAGGACGCGATCAGCCTCGTGCAGACCGCCGAGGGCGCGCAGACCGAGGTCCACTCGATCCTGCAGCGCATGCGTGACCTGGTCGTCCAGTCCGCCAACACCGGTACCAACGACGAGACCTCGCTCCAGGCCAACCAGGGCGAGATCTCGGCGCTGCGCGAAGAGCTCGACCGGATCGCCGAGCAGACGCAGTTCGGGACCAAGAAGATCCTGAACGGCGGCAAGGAAGGCCAGGAGTTCAAGTTCCAGGTCGGTGCCAACTCCGGCCAGAACACCTCGGTCACCATCAAGGGCGTGAGCTCGGAGGACCTGGGCCTCGACAAGTTCACCGTCGTCCCCGCGACCGCCACGACGCCGCCTGCCGGTGGCGCTGGTGCCGTCGAAGGGGGCGAGGGTGGCGAAGAGGTCGAGGGTGGCGAAGAGGTCGAGGGTGCCGAGACCGCAGACGGTGGCGAGGGCACGGAGGGCGCTCCGGAGGCCGGTGGCGCTGCTGGCGCTGCTGCTCCGACGGCTGGCGACACCGACGCCTTCCTGGACGCGCTCGACGACGCCATCGTGAACGTGTCGACCAACCGTGCGGAGCTGGGTGCCTTCCAGAACCGCATGGAGAGCACCATCCGCAACGTCTCGGTCGCCGTGGAGAACCTCTCCGCCGCCGAGTCCCGCATCCGCGACACCGACATGGCGCAGGAGATGGTGAGCTTCACCCGCTCGCAGATCCTGTCGCAGGCCGGCACCGCGATGCTGGCGCAGGCGAACCAGGTGCCCCAGGGCGTCCTGTCCCTGCTCCGCTGA
- the fliD gene encoding flagellar filament capping protein FliD, translating into MSSSGMFSIGGIASGLDTTGIINQLMALERQPVTRLQSTQAQLRGVDNAWSQVNTKLSSLRTAVDAISRPDRFSSLVTVSSSNTDAVGVARAATSATGSVSFSVEQLARPQQVTSGVFRSATDPLAATGRLDVQVGTKDPVSIDVVAGDSLQTIANKLNRANAGVTASVVKTGDDEHRLLISSKDSGAANTVQVSSTTGLAQLAPATADQPDGMRVLQSAQDAVLRLGTGDDAIVVRRSSNTVTDLVPGATLTLRKATNGDPVTVTSQRDPEAAVTAVKTYVEALNGAIKTLNDLTRYDATAKTAGALQGDPAARRLLDQLRTAVSAPPGATDGPFSSAAQLGITVDRTGTVTLDDAKLRTALQEDFDAVGRLFGRTATPDDARATGVIGGVATQAGTYQVRILQPASATRATAPGGFEEAKTFRIQSAGRTATVTLDPATMGASEIVDALNAALRTAQIATLSARRDGDSLVIEESRMGPASTFTIQELGADGRSLGSGGFAFAPGQSVVGEIAVAGNDPVWLPMTGAGRQLTASTGPGAGISLSWNGTEKSDEPVAIAFRPGLAGNVHTVLRAAEGVDGLVARARKGIADQINVFQTRIDGFQQRLETRESTLRRQFVAMESALAQMNAQGNWLAGQLSGLRNLNQF; encoded by the coding sequence ATGAGCAGTTCGGGCATGTTCTCGATCGGTGGCATCGCCTCCGGTCTCGACACCACCGGCATCATCAACCAGTTGATGGCGCTCGAACGTCAGCCGGTGACGCGACTGCAGTCGACGCAGGCGCAGCTGCGCGGCGTCGACAACGCCTGGTCGCAGGTCAACACCAAGCTGTCGTCGTTGCGCACCGCGGTCGATGCGATCTCCCGCCCGGACCGCTTCTCCAGCCTGGTCACGGTGTCCTCGTCGAACACCGACGCGGTCGGGGTGGCACGCGCCGCGACCTCCGCCACCGGTTCGGTCAGCTTCTCGGTCGAGCAGCTCGCGCGCCCCCAGCAGGTGACGAGCGGGGTGTTCCGCTCGGCCACCGACCCGCTCGCGGCAACCGGTCGCCTCGACGTGCAGGTCGGCACCAAGGACCCGGTGTCGATCGACGTCGTGGCCGGCGACAGCCTGCAGACGATCGCGAACAAGCTGAACCGTGCCAACGCCGGCGTCACCGCCTCCGTGGTCAAGACCGGCGACGACGAACACCGCCTGCTGATCTCCTCGAAGGACAGCGGTGCGGCCAACACCGTGCAGGTGTCAAGCACCACGGGCCTGGCCCAGCTCGCACCGGCGACCGCGGACCAACCCGACGGCATGCGGGTGCTGCAGAGTGCCCAGGACGCGGTGCTGCGGCTGGGCACCGGGGACGACGCCATCGTCGTACGTCGTTCGAGCAACACCGTGACCGACCTCGTCCCCGGCGCGACGCTCACGCTGCGCAAGGCCACCAACGGCGACCCGGTCACCGTGACCTCCCAGCGTGACCCCGAGGCGGCCGTCACCGCGGTCAAGACCTACGTCGAGGCGCTCAACGGCGCGATCAAGACCCTCAACGACCTCACGCGCTACGACGCGACCGCGAAGACCGCCGGCGCCCTGCAGGGCGACCCGGCCGCCCGGCGGTTGCTCGACCAGCTCCGCACCGCCGTCAGCGCCCCACCGGGCGCCACCGACGGGCCGTTCTCCAGTGCCGCGCAGCTCGGGATCACGGTCGACCGCACCGGGACCGTGACGCTGGACGACGCGAAGCTGCGTACGGCGCTGCAAGAGGACTTCGACGCGGTCGGCCGCCTGTTCGGCCGCACCGCCACGCCCGACGACGCCCGGGCCACCGGCGTCATCGGCGGGGTCGCCACCCAGGCCGGCACGTACCAGGTTCGGATCCTCCAGCCGGCGAGCGCGACGCGCGCCACGGCGCCGGGCGGGTTCGAGGAGGCCAAGACGTTCCGCATCCAGTCGGCCGGGCGCACCGCGACCGTGACGCTCGACCCGGCCACGATGGGCGCGTCCGAGATCGTCGACGCGCTCAACGCCGCGTTGCGGACGGCCCAGATCGCGACGCTCTCCGCCCGTCGCGACGGGGACTCGCTGGTGATCGAGGAGAGCCGGATGGGTCCGGCGTCGACGTTCACGATCCAGGAGCTCGGTGCCGACGGGAGGTCGCTCGGCTCGGGTGGTTTCGCCTTCGCGCCGGGACAGAGCGTGGTCGGCGAGATCGCGGTGGCCGGCAACGACCCGGTGTGGCTGCCGATGACGGGTGCCGGCCGTCAGCTGACCGCGAGCACCGGCCCGGGCGCCGGGATCTCGCTGTCGTGGAACGGCACGGAGAAGAGCGACGAGCCGGTCGCGATCGCCTTCCGACCCGGACTCGCCGGCAACGTGCACACCGTCCTGCGCGCGGCCGAGGGCGTGGACGGGCTGGTCGCTAGAGCGCGCAAGGGCATTGCCGACCAGATCAACGTGTTCCAGACGCGCATCGACGGGTTCCAGCAGCGCCTGGAGACCCGGGAGTCGACGCTCCGGCGGCAGTTCGTCGCCATGGAGTCGGCGCTCGCCCAGATGAACGCGCAGGGCAACTGGTTGGCCGGGCAGCTCTCGGGGCTGCGCAACCTCAACCAGTTCTGA
- the flgN gene encoding flagellar export chaperone FlgN, producing MRRDRRALEDLSHCLWEERQVVTHLLFKLTVTRLLLAADERRFVAQALAEVETAVDALRQDEYRRDEALRVLAGLWGTDPLLLTLAELARLAPPPFDHTFADHAGAFRALAAEIDHVARENRVLAQGDLQMVADQLDHLTGPQLPVASTYDASGQLDATTGVGRRLREVF from the coding sequence ATGAGACGAGACCGACGTGCCCTCGAAGACCTCAGCCACTGCCTCTGGGAAGAGCGGCAGGTGGTCACCCACCTGTTGTTCAAGCTCACGGTGACCCGGCTGTTGCTCGCCGCGGACGAACGCCGCTTCGTGGCCCAGGCCCTGGCCGAGGTCGAGACGGCGGTCGACGCGCTGCGCCAGGACGAGTACCGCCGCGACGAGGCGTTGCGGGTGCTGGCCGGCCTGTGGGGCACCGACCCGCTGCTGCTCACGCTGGCGGAGCTGGCCCGGCTGGCCCCGCCACCGTTCGACCACACCTTCGCCGACCACGCCGGCGCGTTCCGGGCGTTGGCGGCGGAGATCGACCACGTCGCCCGGGAGAACCGCGTCCTCGCCCAGGGCGACCTGCAGATGGTCGCCGACCAACTCGACCACCTCACCGGGCCCCAGCTCCCGGTGGCATCGACCTACGACGCATCCGGACAACTCGACGCCACCACCGGCGTCGGGCGCCGGCTGCGGGAGGTGTTCTAA
- a CDS encoding hybrid sensor histidine kinase/response regulator, translating into MQERARLSEQLAQAQRLDLAGRLAGGVAHDLKNLITVLSSYLDLASGSVQDLAPRVGDGPVETILDDLDQIRQAVDRTEALARKLMEFAGGDGATEPVDLHRAVASVHARLAPALAEGVTVELDLPDDLPAVRVDTDGLEQALEQLLRNSNDALPEGGTIVVRARVTDTAAPGGFTSGPRPPLDAGRRHVRLAVLDDGTGMEDETLTRAFEPLFSTKPGARGSGLGLPTVLSFVQQIDGMIDVHSVPGEGTTIALALPVATDDVDVDERPVGDGAGRLVVLVDPNERARRLVTEMLATAGHRVLACADGETGLRLLEQQGGDVLVAELALPGLPGWRLVERARASRPRLPVLLFTSGQAPTRTTADVRMLVKPFSSERLLQTLDELAP; encoded by the coding sequence GTGCAGGAGCGCGCCCGGCTGTCCGAGCAGCTGGCGCAGGCCCAGCGGCTCGATCTCGCCGGCAGGCTCGCCGGCGGCGTCGCGCACGACCTGAAGAACCTGATCACGGTGTTGAGCTCGTACCTGGACCTGGCGAGCGGATCGGTGCAGGACCTGGCGCCCCGGGTCGGCGACGGGCCGGTCGAGACGATCCTCGACGACCTCGACCAGATCCGGCAGGCCGTCGACCGGACCGAGGCGCTGGCGCGCAAGCTGATGGAGTTCGCCGGCGGTGACGGTGCCACCGAGCCGGTCGACCTGCACCGCGCCGTCGCGTCCGTGCACGCCCGGCTCGCTCCCGCACTGGCCGAGGGGGTGACGGTGGAGCTCGACCTGCCCGACGACCTTCCCGCCGTGCGGGTGGACACGGACGGTCTGGAGCAGGCGTTGGAGCAGCTCCTGCGCAACAGCAACGACGCGCTGCCCGAGGGCGGCACCATCGTCGTGCGGGCCCGGGTCACCGACACTGCGGCGCCGGGCGGGTTCACCTCCGGTCCGCGGCCGCCGCTGGACGCGGGTCGTCGTCACGTGCGTCTCGCGGTCCTCGACGACGGCACCGGCATGGAGGACGAGACGCTCACCCGCGCGTTCGAACCGCTGTTCTCGACCAAGCCCGGCGCCCGCGGTAGCGGACTGGGTCTGCCCACGGTGCTCAGCTTCGTGCAGCAGATCGACGGGATGATCGACGTCCACTCCGTGCCGGGCGAGGGGACGACCATCGCGCTCGCGTTGCCCGTCGCCACCGACGACGTCGACGTCGACGAGCGCCCCGTCGGGGACGGTGCCGGGCGGCTGGTGGTGCTCGTGGACCCCAACGAACGTGCCCGCCGCCTGGTCACCGAGATGCTGGCCACGGCCGGGCACCGGGTGCTGGCCTGCGCCGACGGCGAGACGGGCCTGCGGTTGCTGGAGCAGCAGGGCGGTGACGTGCTGGTCGCCGAGCTCGCCCTGCCCGGTCTGCCGGGGTGGCGTCTGGTGGAGCGGGCCCGCGCAAGCCGGCCCCGGTTGCCCGTGCTGCTGTTCACCTCCGGGCAGGCACCGACGCGCACCACCGCCGACGTGCGCATGCTCGTCAAACCCTTCAGCAGCGAACGGCTGCTCCAGACCCTCGACGAGCTCGCGCCCTGA
- a CDS encoding flagellar basal body rod protein FlgB: MWDVTTSAALRALDGLAMRGTLRANNIANSETPNFRASTNNFETSLRDALRRRDPAGAAAPDVVATPSIVDARGNSVDMETELIGSMKDGLHRDAMITSFNYKVGQLRVAMGGRR; this comes from the coding sequence ATGTGGGATGTGACGACGTCGGCGGCGCTGCGCGCGCTCGACGGCCTCGCGATGCGGGGCACGCTTCGTGCCAACAACATCGCCAACAGCGAGACCCCGAACTTCCGGGCCAGCACCAACAACTTCGAGACCTCGCTGCGCGACGCGTTGCGGCGACGTGACCCCGCCGGCGCCGCGGCACCCGACGTGGTCGCCACGCCCTCCATCGTCGACGCGCGGGGCAACAGCGTCGACATGGAGACCGAGCTGATCGGCTCCATGAAGGACGGCCTGCACCGCGACGCCATGATCACCTCGTTCAACTACAAGGTCGGTCAGCTCCGCGTGGCGATGGGCGGCCGCCGATGA
- a CDS encoding response regulator transcription factor: protein MAKVLAVDDEPQILTALGRGLTRAGHDVIVARNGEDGLAAAAAASPDVVLLDLRLPDLDGIEVVKRLRAWTAVPIVLLSGSGSERARVLALDAGADDFIDKPFSMEELRARLGAILRRSGTAAVTAIEQPTVQVGDLAVDLSARRVRVAGEEVRLTPLQWKLLEVLVANPGKLLTYRDIIAAVWSDKHGDEARDSLRVHLRALRQKLGDDASAPRYVATEAGVGYRWLGSDE from the coding sequence GTGGCGAAGGTTCTCGCGGTCGACGACGAACCGCAGATCCTGACCGCGTTGGGACGCGGCCTCACCCGTGCCGGTCACGACGTGATCGTGGCCCGCAACGGCGAGGACGGCCTGGCGGCTGCGGCGGCCGCCTCACCCGACGTCGTGCTGCTCGACCTGCGGCTGCCCGACCTCGACGGGATCGAGGTCGTCAAACGTCTGCGGGCCTGGACCGCGGTCCCGATCGTGCTGTTGTCGGGTTCGGGCAGCGAGCGTGCCCGCGTCCTGGCGCTCGACGCCGGGGCGGACGACTTCATCGACAAGCCGTTCTCCATGGAGGAGCTGCGCGCGCGGCTCGGGGCGATCCTGCGTCGGTCCGGCACGGCCGCGGTCACCGCCATCGAGCAGCCGACGGTGCAGGTGGGCGACCTCGCCGTCGACCTCTCCGCCCGGCGGGTTCGGGTCGCCGGCGAGGAGGTGCGCCTGACCCCGCTGCAGTGGAAGCTGCTCGAGGTGCTGGTCGCCAACCCGGGCAAACTGCTCACCTACCGCGACATCATCGCGGCGGTGTGGTCGGACAAGCACGGTGACGAGGCCCGCGACAGCCTGCGGGTCCACCTGCGCGCGCTGCGACAGAAGCTCGGCGACGACGCCAGCGCACCTCGCTACGTCGCGACCGAGGCCGGGGTCGGCTACCGGTGGTTGGGCTCGGACGAGTGA
- the fliS gene encoding flagellar export chaperone FliS, with the protein MYAQPQQFYRQQAAQTASPAQLVLMLYNGALAEIARAGRGLAATPVDLEDVNDCLGRAQAIVTELAVTLDHERGGKVAANLAALYDFCIDRLVTANVTKSADGLDDVAQVLVGLRDAWEQACVNTAPVAAVTG; encoded by the coding sequence ATGTACGCACAGCCCCAGCAGTTCTACCGGCAGCAGGCGGCGCAGACCGCCTCACCGGCCCAGCTGGTCCTCATGCTCTACAACGGCGCCCTGGCCGAGATCGCCCGTGCGGGTCGCGGCCTGGCCGCGACGCCGGTCGACCTCGAGGACGTCAACGACTGCCTCGGTCGTGCGCAGGCGATCGTGACCGAACTGGCCGTCACCCTCGACCACGAGCGTGGCGGCAAGGTCGCGGCCAACCTCGCTGCCCTGTACGACTTCTGCATCGACCGGCTGGTGACGGCCAACGTCACCAAGTCGGCCGACGGCCTCGACGACGTGGCGCAGGTGCTGGTCGGTCTGCGCGACGCCTGGGAGCAGGCGTGCGTGAACACCGCGCCGGTCGCCGCGGTGACCGGGTGA
- a CDS encoding flagellar basal body rod protein FlgC, with product MSFSSMNIGRTGVGFAHHWLDTIAHNIANANTVAPGGEEPFRALQLVARPLGGGPFASTGSGVHVAQQVRDGGDPARTYDPDHPLADEQGTVTQPVVDLGSQMVDMMIAQRAYQANLRTVESAKEAYQAALRLGGSQ from the coding sequence ATGAGCTTCTCGTCGATGAACATCGGTCGGACCGGGGTCGGTTTCGCCCACCACTGGCTCGACACCATCGCCCACAACATCGCCAACGCCAACACGGTGGCGCCCGGTGGCGAGGAGCCCTTCCGGGCGCTGCAGCTGGTCGCGCGTCCGCTGGGTGGGGGACCGTTCGCGTCCACCGGTTCCGGCGTCCACGTCGCCCAGCAGGTCCGCGACGGCGGCGACCCCGCCCGCACCTACGACCCCGACCACCCGCTGGCCGACGAGCAGGGGACGGTCACCCAACCGGTCGTCGACCTCGGCTCGCAGATGGTCGACATGATGATCGCCCAGCGGGCCTACCAGGCCAATCTCCGCACCGTCGAATCCGCGAAGGAGGCCTACCAGGCCGCGCTTCGCCTTGGAGGCTCCCAGTAA
- a CDS encoding C40 family peptidase: MPVSALQPSVGPAPAAAPGTNGVPPAGFAAALQAATSRFDPTRLPTVSLGTMVSALADADADQVAQTIAAASVVELPPAPIGAGASPATPVGASPATPAVGGVAAARPVGNVAAADGSAGARVLAASERYLGVPYRWGGTSPNGLDCSGFVQRTFGDLGVKLPRVSVDQSKAGRPIASLAEARPGDLVFWYGEGNRPNHIGIYAGGNKMIHAPRTGDVVKYAEMTRGTPHAIRRVI; this comes from the coding sequence GTGCCCGTATCTGCACTCCAACCGTCCGTCGGTCCTGCACCGGCGGCTGCCCCCGGGACCAACGGCGTTCCCCCCGCGGGGTTCGCCGCGGCCCTGCAGGCGGCCACGTCCCGGTTCGACCCGACCCGGTTGCCGACCGTCTCGCTCGGAACCATGGTGTCCGCACTCGCCGACGCCGACGCGGACCAGGTCGCGCAGACGATCGCGGCCGCCAGCGTCGTCGAGCTCCCTCCGGCCCCCATCGGCGCCGGTGCGTCGCCCGCCACCCCGGTCGGTGCGTCGCCCGCCACCCCGGCCGTCGGCGGCGTCGCGGCGGCCCGACCGGTCGGCAACGTCGCGGCTGCGGACGGATCGGCCGGCGCGCGGGTCCTGGCCGCGAGCGAGCGCTATCTCGGCGTCCCCTACCGTTGGGGCGGGACGAGCCCGAACGGACTCGACTGTTCCGGCTTCGTGCAGCGCACGTTCGGCGACCTCGGGGTGAAACTGCCCCGCGTCAGCGTGGACCAGTCGAAGGCCGGACGACCGATCGCCAGTCTCGCCGAGGCCCGACCCGGCGACCTGGTGTTCTGGTACGGCGAAGGCAACCGACCCAACCACATCGGCATCTACGCGGGTGGCAACAAGATGATCCACGCCCCACGCACCGGTGACGTGGTCAAGTACGCCGAGATGACCCGCGGCACACCGCACGCCATCCGCCGCGTGATCTGA
- the fliG gene encoding flagellar motor switch protein FliG, producing MNGTALVLGRAQKAAAVLVAVGPQLSSKVLEHLSEEEVEQVALEVAQLGDVPPLQLESILTEFRAEAEAHAALLSGGEHHAREMLRSRYGEEADEIVDRLLASSQSAPFHFLRMHEPAEILQHLREESPQTIAVVLAHLPARLGATLLGGFDPQVQVSVASRLATLERADADVVRRIEESFRSRLGEVRRRSGRRDGVKELADLLNQSDRATERAIMSELETTDPALAERVRALMFVFEDLITLQDRALQELLRQVEPAQLATALKGVSTELQEALLRNLSERARTSVAEEMDLMGQVRLKDVEAAQTNVVRLVYELEKEGVITMSRGQEEFVG from the coding sequence GTGAACGGCACCGCACTCGTGCTCGGTCGCGCCCAGAAGGCCGCCGCCGTCCTGGTCGCCGTCGGCCCGCAGCTGTCGTCGAAGGTCCTCGAGCACCTCAGCGAGGAGGAGGTCGAGCAGGTCGCCCTCGAGGTGGCCCAGCTCGGCGACGTCCCGCCGCTCCAGCTCGAGTCGATCCTGACCGAGTTCCGCGCCGAGGCGGAGGCGCACGCCGCGTTGCTCAGCGGTGGCGAACACCACGCCCGGGAGATGCTGCGCTCGCGCTACGGCGAGGAGGCCGACGAGATCGTCGACCGGCTGCTCGCCTCGTCGCAGTCGGCACCGTTCCACTTCCTGCGGATGCACGAACCGGCGGAGATCCTGCAGCACCTGCGAGAGGAGAGCCCGCAGACGATCGCGGTCGTGCTCGCCCACCTGCCCGCGCGGCTCGGTGCCACCCTGCTGGGCGGGTTCGACCCGCAGGTCCAGGTGTCGGTGGCCAGCCGGCTGGCGACCCTGGAGCGCGCCGACGCCGACGTCGTGCGCCGCATCGAGGAGTCGTTCCGCTCGCGGCTGGGGGAGGTGCGTCGCCGCAGCGGTCGACGCGACGGGGTCAAGGAGCTCGCCGACCTGCTCAACCAGAGCGACCGTGCCACCGAGCGCGCGATCATGTCCGAGCTCGAGACGACCGACCCGGCGCTGGCCGAACGCGTCCGTGCCCTGATGTTCGTCTTCGAGGACCTCATCACCCTCCAGGACCGCGCGTTGCAGGAACTGCTGCGCCAGGTGGAGCCGGCCCAGCTCGCGACGGCCCTCAAGGGCGTGTCCACGGAGTTGCAGGAGGCCCTGCTGCGCAACCTCTCCGAGCGCGCCCGCACGTCGGTCGCCGAGGAGATGGACCTCATGGGGCAGGTGCGCCTCAAGGACGTGGAGGCCGCGCAGACCAACGTCGTGCGGCTGGTGTACGAGCTCGAGAAGGAAGGCGTCATCACGATGTCGCGCGGCCAGGAGGAGTTCGTTGGCTGA
- the fliF gene encoding flagellar basal-body MS-ring/collar protein FliF, with protein MELKDRLNGLVRSLPPAQRVGIVVAVVVLVMAAVPFVRWITTPSYALLYAGLEDKELSEVVTELESQGVPYQLDGSRVLVPQQQLHRVRADLASVGVSGTPSVPGYELLDNQALGISDFRQRVDLQRAVEGELSRTLGAMDGIDSATVRLVLPEETLFTDQREPASASVLIRAARPVNSNQVEAITLLVSSAVEGLTPDRVTVADTAGNVLHTPGEGVIGGVSDRQQRLTREFESAMNADLQALVQRATGFPASVAVRAGLNFDESEIQTETFDAEGTPLRSSSSLEEFEGEGLAAGGIAGVDGGPLPTGNGPSNYTREDASTEFGVGRTTTRTVQAPGTVEQLSVALVVENGSEVTDAQLRELVGAAAGIDLALREDAIAITRVTTPAEDAAPAEEAEPGLLGGLETYLALALIVLIAVMLFLMTRRKKDKGVVEEKVVPAQVRTAVPLDVVDEPEPLPTGPSIQDEVAAMVERQPEEIASLLRGWLADRRTSV; from the coding sequence GTGGAGCTCAAGGACCGCCTGAACGGCCTGGTGCGCTCGCTGCCCCCCGCCCAGCGGGTCGGCATCGTCGTCGCCGTCGTGGTGCTGGTGATGGCCGCCGTGCCGTTCGTACGTTGGATCACCACGCCCAGCTACGCCCTGCTGTACGCCGGGCTCGAGGACAAGGAGCTGTCCGAGGTCGTGACCGAGCTCGAGAGCCAGGGCGTGCCCTACCAGCTCGACGGTTCGCGGGTGCTGGTGCCCCAGCAGCAGCTGCACCGGGTCCGGGCCGACCTCGCCTCGGTGGGGGTCAGCGGTACCCCCAGCGTTCCGGGGTACGAGCTGCTGGACAACCAGGCGCTGGGCATCTCCGACTTCCGCCAGCGGGTCGACCTGCAGCGCGCCGTCGAAGGCGAGCTGTCCCGGACGCTGGGGGCGATGGACGGCATCGACAGTGCCACCGTGCGCCTGGTGCTGCCCGAGGAGACCCTGTTCACCGACCAGCGTGAGCCGGCGTCGGCGAGCGTGCTGATCCGCGCCGCCCGGCCCGTCAACAGCAACCAGGTCGAGGCGATCACGCTGCTGGTGTCGTCCGCGGTCGAGGGGCTGACCCCCGACAGGGTCACCGTCGCGGACACGGCCGGCAACGTGTTGCACACCCCCGGCGAGGGCGTCATCGGCGGCGTCAGCGACCGGCAGCAGCGCCTGACCCGCGAGTTCGAGTCGGCCATGAACGCCGACCTGCAGGCGCTGGTCCAGCGTGCCACGGGCTTCCCGGCCTCGGTCGCGGTCCGCGCCGGGCTGAACTTCGACGAGTCGGAGATCCAGACCGAGACCTTCGACGCCGAGGGGACGCCGCTGCGCAGCTCCAGCAGCCTCGAGGAGTTCGAGGGCGAGGGCCTGGCCGCCGGTGGCATCGCCGGGGTCGACGGCGGACCGCTGCCGACCGGCAACGGTCCGAGCAACTACACCCGCGAGGACGCCAGCACCGAGTTCGGTGTCGGGCGGACCACCACCCGCACCGTGCAGGCACCCGGGACCGTCGAGCAGCTCTCGGTCGCCCTGGTGGTCGAGAACGGCTCGGAGGTCACCGACGCGCAGCTGCGCGAGCTGGTGGGCGCCGCGGCCGGCATCGACCTCGCCCTGCGCGAGGACGCGATCGCCATCACCCGCGTCACCACCCCGGCCGAGGACGCCGCACCCGCCGAGGAAGCCGAACCGGGACTGCTGGGAGGTCTCGAGACCTACCTCGCGCTCGCCCTGATCGTGCTGATCGCGGTCATGCTGTTCCTCATGACGCGCCGCAAGAAGGACAAGGGCGTCGTCGAGGAGAAGGTCGTCCCCGCCCAGGTCCGCACCGCCGTGCCGCTCGACGTCGTCGACGAGCCCGAACCGCTGCCGACCGGTCCCAGCATCCAGGACGAGGTCGCGGCGATGGTCGAGCGGCAGCCCGAGGAGATCGCCTCCCTGCTCCGCGGTTGGCTCGCCGACCGGAGGACCTCGGTATGA